The following are encoded in a window of Lactobacillus intestinalis genomic DNA:
- a CDS encoding ATP-binding cassette domain-containing protein, which produces MLYKYSNHFKFVLMIIAGLLASSMTIVMAYMVQTLTNIATEKKWNQVGNFLLIVLTGYVLSFLASLVFNRLKTSAIKEVNTYLRIHIFKGMLNQSVEENTNSLGFLTSDFKLLETNRFNAQIEILMQGCTLLMALGYALVVNWLVTLLFLIGSFVPMLVSSLFQRAIQSASENWTKANSDYVNQTKNFLAGSQTLRLYGKQDNATKKNQIQVLKLESALRKMNLLDLDTGSWINLLASSVTFLVPFLVGIYMVIKGLTTLGALFAIVQLANSFVNPILIILEDRNKLSTTKKIVEKTNTYLTLAEKKQNKNKEKVRDLTFTDIALKRKDKQFIEGLNLTIKVGSKQAIIGPSGMGKSTLLQFMMYGNFGKAEQILLNQKLKKAGTFTDIFAYASQAPVIFADSLLFNLTLGANIARDKVLEVCEKLDLISLVKEKGFEYYLGNNADQLSGGQLERIELARAILANRPILLLDEINASLDKKTSDEIHQYLLNSNLTFVEVIHHYNNDELNEYDGIIDLNDYKSN; this is translated from the coding sequence ATGCTGTATAAATATTCAAATCATTTCAAGTTTGTCTTAATGATTATCGCTGGTCTTTTGGCAAGTTCTATGACAATCGTAATGGCTTATATGGTGCAAACTTTGACAAATATCGCTACGGAAAAGAAATGGAATCAAGTTGGTAACTTCTTATTAATTGTTTTAACTGGTTATGTGCTTTCCTTTTTAGCAAGTTTAGTTTTTAATCGGTTAAAAACTAGTGCCATTAAAGAGGTTAATACTTACCTACGTATTCATATCTTTAAAGGGATGCTGAATCAAAGTGTAGAAGAAAATACGAATAGTTTAGGTTTTTTAACTAGTGATTTTAAATTACTCGAAACTAATCGATTTAACGCTCAAATTGAAATTTTAATGCAAGGTTGTACCTTACTAATGGCTTTAGGATATGCCTTAGTAGTTAACTGGTTAGTAACTTTGCTCTTCTTAATTGGTTCTTTTGTGCCAATGCTCGTTTCAAGCCTTTTTCAAAGGGCTATTCAATCAGCATCAGAAAATTGGACGAAAGCTAATAGCGATTATGTTAATCAAACTAAAAATTTCTTAGCTGGAAGTCAGACGTTAAGACTATATGGTAAACAAGATAATGCCACTAAGAAAAATCAAATTCAAGTTTTGAAGTTGGAATCGGCATTACGTAAAATGAATCTTTTAGATCTTGATACAGGTTCATGGATAAATTTACTAGCTAGTTCTGTAACATTTTTAGTACCATTTTTAGTCGGAATTTATATGGTGATTAAAGGATTAACGACCTTAGGAGCTCTATTTGCAATTGTGCAATTAGCTAATTCTTTTGTAAATCCAATTCTAATCATTTTAGAAGATCGTAATAAACTTTCAACTACTAAGAAAATTGTTGAAAAGACTAACACATATTTAACTTTGGCAGAAAAGAAGCAAAATAAAAATAAAGAAAAGGTAAGAGATTTAACTTTTACAGATATTGCTCTCAAGCGAAAAGATAAACAATTTATTGAAGGACTTAACTTAACAATTAAAGTAGGGAGTAAACAAGCAATTATTGGGCCTTCTGGAATGGGTAAATCTACCCTATTGCAATTCATGATGTATGGCAATTTTGGAAAAGCTGAACAAATTTTACTTAATCAAAAATTGAAAAAAGCTGGAACGTTTACAGATATTTTTGCTTATGCTAGTCAAGCTCCTGTGATTTTTGCAGATAGTTTATTGTTTAATTTGACTTTAGGAGCAAACATTGCACGCGATAAAGTACTAGAAGTATGTGAAAAACTGGATTTAATATCACTTGTAAAGGAAAAAGGATTTGAATATTACCTAGGAAATAATGCAGATCAATTATCAGGAGGACAATTGGAAAGAATTGAACTTGCTAGGGCAATTTTAGCTAATCGACCTATATTATTACTGGATGAAATCAATGCATCACTTGATAAGAAAACATCTGATGAAATACATCAATATTTACTAAATTCAAACTTAACTTTTGTAGAAGTGATTCATCATTATAATAATGATGAACTTAATGAATATGATGGAATTATTGATTTGAATGATTATAAAAGTAATTAA
- a CDS encoding DUF4097 family beta strand repeat-containing protein yields the protein MTLSSKQGESATVKNLSVPKFSKIDVNTSNADIEIKKGDSYKVIYNGKENTIPDIKVKRDTLQITSPHHSFIMGNIWDLFNRRRRVPLITIIVPTNNIKDVSIDSSNGNVSAKDVIVKQGEIDTSNGSVNISHSDAEGYDLLTSNGTVTFKGKKKGEEYSKKSNANSVLEIDTSNGNINVN from the coding sequence TTGACATTAAGCTCTAAGCAAGGAGAGTCTGCTACTGTTAAAAACTTAAGTGTTCCTAAATTTAGTAAGATTGATGTAAATACTAGTAATGCCGATATTGAAATTAAAAAAGGGGATAGTTATAAAGTTATTTACAATGGGAAAGAAAATACAATTCCCGATATAAAAGTAAAACGAGATACATTGCAAATTACTTCTCCCCACCACTCCTTTATTATGGGCAATATTTGGGATCTCTTTAATCGACGTAGAAGAGTGCCACTTATCACAATTATTGTTCCTACCAATAATATAAAGGATGTATCAATAGATAGTTCTAACGGAAATGTAAGTGCGAAGGATGTTATTGTTAAACAAGGAGAAATTGATACTTCAAATGGCAGTGTGAATATTTCTCATAGTGATGCTGAAGGTTATGATTTATTAACTTCAAATGGCACGGTAACTTTTAAAGGGAAAAAGAAGGGTGAAGAATACAGCAAAAAATCTAATGCCAATAGTGTGTTAGAAATAGACACTTCCAATGGAAACATTAATGTGAACTAA
- a CDS encoding cation:proton antiporter, producing MEFLGELILILLTTTLLGQLFSRLNMPAVIGQLLSGIVLGPAILNWVKPNDIVSLFSEFGVILLMFLAGLESDLDLLKKYFKLSFTVASVGVILPVIFAGLASYAFGMKPLEALFIGIVFAATSVSISVVVLQEANQLHTRAGTAILGAAVVDDILAVVVLSLFTTFSHEGGKSGLTDNFFLNLLIEVVYFGAVWVIYKFIAPYFMKTAEKLDVNYSVVIASLVLALAMAWAADFVGLSAVVGAFFGGLAIRQTPQYKEVNSSVSAIGYSIFIPVFFADIGLSMTFASFVKDIWFIIVMTVLALLSKFWAGKYSSELFGFSKGEGNIVGAGMVSRGEVALIVAQIGINHHLFPEDIYSSLILVIIVTTVISPFILNYYIKKQNTVTE from the coding sequence ATGGAATTTTTAGGAGAATTAATTCTTATTCTGCTGACAACAACTTTACTGGGACAATTATTTTCTCGGTTAAATATGCCAGCAGTAATCGGACAATTATTATCAGGAATCGTTTTAGGACCTGCGATTTTAAATTGGGTAAAACCTAACGATATCGTAAGTTTATTTTCCGAATTTGGTGTCATTTTGCTGATGTTTTTAGCTGGACTTGAGAGTGATCTTGATTTGTTAAAAAAATACTTCAAGTTAAGCTTCACCGTTGCCAGTGTCGGAGTAATTTTACCAGTAATATTTGCGGGCTTAGCTAGTTATGCCTTTGGTATGAAGCCACTTGAAGCGCTCTTTATTGGAATTGTTTTTGCTGCAACCAGCGTTTCAATTTCGGTGGTAGTTCTCCAAGAAGCTAATCAGTTGCACACGCGCGCAGGAACGGCCATCTTAGGAGCAGCCGTTGTCGACGATATTTTGGCAGTGGTTGTACTTAGTTTATTTACCACATTCAGCCACGAAGGAGGTAAAAGTGGCTTAACCGATAACTTCTTCTTAAATCTTTTAATTGAAGTAGTTTACTTCGGTGCTGTTTGGGTAATTTATAAATTTATCGCGCCATACTTCATGAAGACAGCAGAAAAGCTAGATGTTAACTATTCTGTAGTTATCGCATCCCTCGTTCTAGCACTGGCAATGGCTTGGGCTGCAGACTTTGTTGGCTTAAGTGCAGTAGTAGGGGCTTTCTTTGGGGGGTTAGCAATTCGCCAAACACCTCAATATAAAGAAGTTAATTCTTCTGTTTCTGCAATTGGATATTCAATTTTTATTCCAGTATTCTTTGCCGATATTGGCCTTTCGATGACCTTTGCCAGCTTTGTGAAGGATATTTGGTTCATTATCGTGATGACTGTACTGGCACTTCTTTCAAAATTCTGGGCCGGAAAGTATTCTAGCGAGCTCTTCGGCTTTAGCAAGGGTGAAGGAAATATTGTTGGTGCAGGAATGGTATCTCGAGGGGAAGTGGCATTGATTGTGGCCCAGATTGGAATTAATCATCATCTTTTCCCTGAAGATATTTATTCCAGCTTGATCTTGGTAATCATTGTCACAACAGTAATTTCACCGTTCATTTTGAATTACTACATTAAGAAACAAAATACGGTAACTGAATAA